The genomic region AGTGATGGGaatgctttttatttttcttcttttgtgCAACGCCTGCATCCATTCTCTTGAAAGCTTTTCGACGATTATTAAGTTTTGTCTGGATTGATGCATACTTTTCATAATAAAGTTTGCAAGTGTTGGAGGGCGTCAATTAGCATgatttttttatatggccactgaGGTTGTACCTAGAAGGCTAGAACTATACACAGAAGACTGCACATTCCTTGCTTTATTACTCccaccgtcccaaaataagtgtctcaactttgtactaactttagtacaaatttCTACCAAGCTTGAGacagttattttggaatggagggagtagatggtacTGTAGCAGCAAATTTAGCCGTCAGATCGTTACTAATTAACAGACCGTAGTAATGGTAGAGATAATTAAACAAGTTACATGTTAGAGAGATTGTAGTTCCTGTTGCCATGTGTAATTATTCCCTGTTTGGTATTTCTGTATAAAGTTATGTGGCAACTAAATAATGGATCCTTGATTTATGTTGCAGCAACTGAAGGACGAAGATAGGCTCAGCATGCTGACTGATGATATTTTACTGTCCATCTTGGGGAGAGTCAGCTCATGTATGGCTGCAAGGACAAGTGTGCTCTCTACACGGTGGAAGCATCTGCCTTGGTTGCTGCCTGAGCTCAGCATCGATGTGAAGGATTTCCTATCCGCTCCGTGCGCTGACCCTATTGAGGAAAATGATATGGAACAAGCTATGAAGTCTTTGACCAAAGCAACCAGGAGTTTGTTGGATAAACAACAGAGAGAATCCACTATCTCAAGTTTGCACCTTGAGCTCTATCTGTTCAACGCTTTCCTTTGTGAGGTTGGCCCACTGATAGGTGATGCAATCGACAGTGGTTTGTTGAAAGATTTGGATCTCACCATTCTTGATGAGACAGAGCCTCTTGACCATAGTGAGGAAGAGATGCAACAGCGAGCTCAAGACATCGATGCTTTTTTCACTGCCTACCCTAGTGTGCTCCACTGCCTCACAAAGCTCTCTCTAAAAAATGTAGGCTTTGACAAATTGGACATGCACCATGTTCTGTTTGACTGCTGCAAGCAACTGAAGCATCTAACCCTTCATCATTGTGATACTGGTTCCTACTCTCTCTTTAAGATTGATGCACCACACTCAAAACTCTGTGTTCTAGAAATCGGAAAGTGTCGCTTTCTGAGAATCGACCTTGTCTGCCTCCCTAATCTGGAGAAGTTGGTTTGCGATACTTGGGTATCTCAGTGTGCCCCGTTGACCTTTGGTTTTGTCCCTTCTCTTGGGGAATTAGAACTCTCATGTGGTTCAGATTGTGAGCAACGCGGATTTAAATTAAGTGAGCTTCTACATGGAGTAACAAGCATACATAGTCTCACATTGGATTTCCAAGGAGAAACCGTAAGTACCTACTTTATTTTTTGCTAAATGGTAGTTTTTTGGTATTCGTCATGTCTGTCACATATGTGAAATTTATATCATGGATGTGTTTATGTATAATACAGAACATACATAGCTGTAAATTCTTTGATGATCTCATTTCTGTGCTTGCAAACTATCAATTCTTattttttttgtttatttattaTTAATGTTGTGACTAGCTTTGGTTGCATCCTGAAATGGAGGATCTCCGCACCGCATTCAGCAAGCTAAGGAAGCTGTCTGTACTTGGTATCTTTGTTGAATTTGACATTTTATGGACAACGGCCTTTCTTGTAGCAGCACCATCTATTGAAATGTTACATATTGAGGTGATGTCTTTGTCCCTGTTTCTTTTCTTGTCCACACTAGGAAATTTAGTTTTTCACAAATGTTAGCAGAAAGTTGTTTAAAATTGTATTCCTACAGTTCTAATGAATTGCTCACACAAATACAGGTATGGGAACATACATGCGATGTGGGTGAGGCCAGACCTGCTTCCTTCCATGACAGAAGGAGCCCTCAGTGGGAAATGCACTTGGATAGCAGCTCCGAGAACAAGCTTCTGAAAGAGCTAGAATTTGCTGGATTTAAATCGCTAGAACAACAGTTTACATTTATAAGATCCATGTTGGAGCGATCTCCCAACTTGCAGAAGATGGTACTGAAAGATGAGGTGCAGTGCGATGACTGCGATGCCCTTGAGGTACCTCGCCCTTCTAGATTTCCGAGGAAGAAAGATGAGCAAGAAGTGGTCGTTAAGCGGATTATAGATGGCATTTTCTCGCCAGAGATAATTTTTCATGAATAAGGAGAGATGACAATCTCAGGCTAAATAATTTTTGATGCTTATAAgttgtacttcctccgtcccaaagtTCTACTAAaccagcgacacttattttgggacggagtaaGAAACAGTCTGTATGCTCCATGTCTTGTCACTTTAATATTCCTCCTTGTTTCCTGGACGCTGAGCAGATTAGGTTTTTTTTTTGCATGGCATTTCAGATTAGTTTTGACTCTGCACATTTGTTCATCTTGTGTAGAATGACCTC from Triticum aestivum cultivar Chinese Spring chromosome 4A, IWGSC CS RefSeq v2.1, whole genome shotgun sequence harbors:
- the LOC123087687 gene encoding uncharacterized protein codes for the protein MEAINTDCSDSSRSQQLKDEDRLSMLTDDILLSILGRVSSCMAARTSVLSTRWKHLPWLLPELSIDVKDFLSAPCADPIEENDMEQAMKSLTKATRSLLDKQQRESTISSLHLELYLFNAFLCEVGPLIGDAIDSGLLKDLDLTILDETEPLDHSEEEMQQRAQDIDAFFTAYPSVLHCLTKLSLKNVGFDKLDMHHVLFDCCKQLKHLTLHHCDTGSYSLFKIDAPHSKLCVLEIGKCRFLRIDLVCLPNLEKLVCDTWVSQCAPLTFGFVPSLGELELSCGSDCEQRGFKLSELLHGVTSIHSLTLDFQGETLWLHPEMEDLRTAFSKLRKLSVLGIFVEFDILWTTAFLVAAPSIEMLHIEVWEHTCDVGEARPASFHDRRSPQWEMHLDSSSENKLLKELEFAGFKSLEQQFTFIRSMLERSPNLQKMVLKDEVQCDDCDALEVPRPSRFPRKKDEQEVVVKRIIDGIFSPEIIFHE